In Antechinus flavipes isolate AdamAnt ecotype Samford, QLD, Australia chromosome 3, AdamAnt_v2, whole genome shotgun sequence, a genomic segment contains:
- the ART1 gene encoding GPI-linked NAD(P)(+)--arginine ADP-ribosyltransferase 1 isoform X1, with product MQVHAVPSLLLTIFLLAEPPKAWSHRVSRRDLLSRESPLDMSPASFDDQYAGCAAAMEAVLPDLNRTEFSASPVYAEAWNSAAARWQERRDWELKGTPSSRQLPPPGFRDEHAVALLAYTANSPLHREFNAAVREAGRSRAYYLRYFPFKTLHFLLTEALRLLRSGQQPRCYQVFRGVHGVRFRPLGPGATVRLGAFASASLMDAAAHQFGEDTFFGIWTCHGVAIKGYSFFPGEEEVLIPPYETFLVVNASVPARGPVRIYLKAQDKASTFNCEYIKEKQCTSGRCKQNNSAAAVRIEPFSPSQQYLPLLWLLTMLISLDPPSLL from the exons ATGCAGGTCCACGCAGTCCCATCTCTGTTGCTGACCATCTTCCTCCTAGCGGAGCCCCCAAAG GCTTGGAGCCACCGGGTCTCCCGCCGCGACCTCCTGTCTCGAGAGTCCCCCCTGGACATGTCGCCAGCCTCCTTCGATGACCAGTACGCTGGCTGTGCAGCAGCTATGGAGGCCGTCCTACCGGACCTCAACCGCACAGAGTTTAGTGCCAGCCCAGTCTATGCCGAAGCCTGGAACTCAGCAGCTGCCCGCTGGCAGGAGCGCCGGGACTGGGAGCTGAAGGGCACCCCTTCTTCTCGGCAACTGCCGCCGCCGGGCTTCAGGGACGAGCATGCTGTGGCCCTCCTGGCCTACACGGCCAACAGCCCCCTGCATCGAGAGTTCAACGCGGCGGTGAGGGAGGCTGGCAGATCTCGGGCTTATTACCTGCGATATTTTCCTTTTAAGACGCTTCACTTCCTGCTCACAGAGGCTCTGAGGCTGCTGCGCTCCGGCCAGCAGCCCAGGTGCTATCAGGTCTTTCGGGGCGTGCATGGGGTCCGCTTCCGACCCCTGGGGCCGGGGGCCACGGTTCGCCTGGGGGCCTTTGCCTCCGCTTCCCTGATGGATGCCGCCGCCCACCAGTTCGGAGAGGATACCTTCTTTGGCATCTGGACTTGTCACGGAGTGGCTATAAAGGGCTATTCCTTCTTCCCCGGAGAGGAGGAGGTCCTCATTCCTCCCTACGAGACTTTCCTTGTGGTCAATGCCTCGGTGCCGGCCCGGGGTCCAGTCCGTATCTACCTCAAAGCCCAGGACAAGGCCAGCACCTTTAACTGCGAGTATATCAAAG AGAAGCAGTGCACTTCAGGACGTTGCAAACAAAATAATTCAG caGCAGCAGTGAGGATAGAGCCCTTCTCCCCATCTCAGCAGTACCTGCCTCTGCTCTGGCTCCTCACCATGTTGATATCTCTTGACCCTCCGAGTCTCCTCTGA
- the ART1 gene encoding GPI-linked NAD(P)(+)--arginine ADP-ribosyltransferase 1 isoform X2 has translation MQVHAVPSLLLTIFLLAEPPKAWSHRVSRRDLLSRESPLDMSPASFDDQYAGCAAAMEAVLPDLNRTEFSASPVYAEAWNSAAARWQERRDWELKGTPSSRQLPPPGFRDEHAVALLAYTANSPLHREFNAAVREAGRSRAYYLRYFPFKTLHFLLTEALRLLRSGQQPRCYQVFRGVHGVRFRPLGPGATVRLGAFASASLMDAAAHQFGEDTFFGIWTCHGVAIKGYSFFPGEEEVLIPPYETFLVVNASVPARGPVRIYLKAQDKASTFNCEYIKEKQCTSGRCKQNNSAAVRIEPFSPSQQYLPLLWLLTMLISLDPPSLL, from the exons ATGCAGGTCCACGCAGTCCCATCTCTGTTGCTGACCATCTTCCTCCTAGCGGAGCCCCCAAAG GCTTGGAGCCACCGGGTCTCCCGCCGCGACCTCCTGTCTCGAGAGTCCCCCCTGGACATGTCGCCAGCCTCCTTCGATGACCAGTACGCTGGCTGTGCAGCAGCTATGGAGGCCGTCCTACCGGACCTCAACCGCACAGAGTTTAGTGCCAGCCCAGTCTATGCCGAAGCCTGGAACTCAGCAGCTGCCCGCTGGCAGGAGCGCCGGGACTGGGAGCTGAAGGGCACCCCTTCTTCTCGGCAACTGCCGCCGCCGGGCTTCAGGGACGAGCATGCTGTGGCCCTCCTGGCCTACACGGCCAACAGCCCCCTGCATCGAGAGTTCAACGCGGCGGTGAGGGAGGCTGGCAGATCTCGGGCTTATTACCTGCGATATTTTCCTTTTAAGACGCTTCACTTCCTGCTCACAGAGGCTCTGAGGCTGCTGCGCTCCGGCCAGCAGCCCAGGTGCTATCAGGTCTTTCGGGGCGTGCATGGGGTCCGCTTCCGACCCCTGGGGCCGGGGGCCACGGTTCGCCTGGGGGCCTTTGCCTCCGCTTCCCTGATGGATGCCGCCGCCCACCAGTTCGGAGAGGATACCTTCTTTGGCATCTGGACTTGTCACGGAGTGGCTATAAAGGGCTATTCCTTCTTCCCCGGAGAGGAGGAGGTCCTCATTCCTCCCTACGAGACTTTCCTTGTGGTCAATGCCTCGGTGCCGGCCCGGGGTCCAGTCCGTATCTACCTCAAAGCCCAGGACAAGGCCAGCACCTTTAACTGCGAGTATATCAAAG AGAAGCAGTGCACTTCAGGACGTTGCAAACAAAATAATTCAG CAGCAGTGAGGATAGAGCCCTTCTCCCCATCTCAGCAGTACCTGCCTCTGCTCTGGCTCCTCACCATGTTGATATCTCTTGACCCTCCGAGTCTCCTCTGA
- the CHRNA10 gene encoding neuronal acetylcholine receptor subunit alpha-10 — protein MGSCGISFPIPWTLSSRLCLLLLTQLLPGSQAAEGKLAQQLLHDLFANYTSALRPVEDTDQALNVTLDVTLSQIIDMDERNQVLTLYLWIRQEWADAYLHWEPEVYGGLDSIRIPSSLVWRPDIVLYNKADTQPQASASTNVVLRHDGRVRWDAPAITRSSCRVDVAAFPFDSQSCRLTFGSWTHGGHQLDLWPGAPGARLDDFVENVEWRVLGMPARRSVVTYGCCSEPYPDVTFTLLLQRRAAAYVANLLLPCVLISLLAPLAFHLPADSGEKVSLGVTVLLALTVFQLLLAENMPPAESVPLIGKYYMTTMALVTASTALTILIMNLHYSGPGVRPVPAWAQTLLLGYLARGLCVRERGEPCGGSQHPPLLPRPSIHPKPHLGPGSGAGPCPEPRCPCHQEALLRHVGAIAVACRSHRAAQRLRGDWKRLARVVDRFFLAVFFAMVLAMSLLVLGHAI, from the exons ATGGGATCTTGTGGaatctccttccccatcccctggACGCTCTCTTCAAGACTGTGTCTTTTGCTCTTAACCCAGCTCCTGCCAG GCTCTCAAGCAGCTGAAGGAAAGCTTGCACAGCAACTGCTCCATGACCTCTTTGCTAACTACACTAGTGCCCTTCGGCCTGTAGAAGACACAGATCAAGCTCTAAATGTGACACTAGATGTGACTCTGTCCCAAATCATTGACATG GATGAACGAAATCAGGTACTGACCTTATACCTGTGGATTCGCCAAGAGTGGGCTGATGCCTATCTGCACTGGGAGCCTGAGGTCTATGGGGGTCTTGACTCCATAAGAATCCCCAGTAGCCTGGTCTGGAGACCTGATATTGTGCTCTATAACAA GGCAGACACGCAGCCGCAGGCCTCGGCCAGCACCAACGTGGTCCTTCGCCACGACGGGCGCGTGCGCTGGGACGCCCCCGCCATCACCCGCAGTTCGTGCCGCGTGGACGTGGCGGCCTTTCCGTTCGACTCGCAGAGCTGCCGCCTGACCTTTGGCTCGTGGACCCACGGCGGCCACCAGCTGGACCTGTGGCCCGGCGCGCCGGGCGCCAGGCTGGACGACTTCGTGGAGAACGTGGAGTGGCGCGTGCTGGGCATGCCTGCGCGACGCAGCGTGGTCACTTACGGCTGCTGCTCAGAGCCCTACCCGGACGTGACCTTCACCCTGCTGCTCCAGCGCCGAGCCGCAGCCTACGTGGCCAACCTCCTGCTGCCCTGCGTGCTCATCTCGCTGCTGGCCCCGCTCGCCTTCCACCTGCCGGCCGACTCCGGGGAGAAGGTGTCGCTGGGCGTCACCGTCCTTCTGGCCCTCACCGTCTTTCAGCTGCTCCTGGCCGAGAACATGCCCCCGGCGGAGAGTGTGCCCCTCATCG GGAAGTACTACATGACTACCATGGCGCTGGTGACAGCATCCACGGCGCTGACCATCCTCATCATGAACCTTCACTACAGCGGCCCTGGAGTCCGCCCAGTGCCAGCCTGGGCCCAGACACTTCTCTTAGGCTACTTGGCCAGAGGGTTATGTGTCCGGGAGCGGGGAGAGCCCTGTGGGGGTTCCCAGCATCCCCCACTTCTTCCTCGCCCCTCAATCCATCCCAAACCTCACCTGGGACCTGGATCGGGAGCTGGGCCATGTCCAGAGCCACGATGCCCCTGTCACCAGGAGGCCCTGCTGCGGCATGTGGGCGCCATCGCTGTGGCTTGTCGGAGCCACCGGGCTGCCCAGCGTCTCAGAGGGGACTGGAAGCGTTTGGCTCGGGTCGTTGACCGATTCTTCCTGGCAGTCTTTTTTGCCATGGTCCTTGCCATGAGCTTGCTGGTCCTGGGCCATGCCATCTGA